The following proteins come from a genomic window of Nostoc sp. ATCC 53789:
- a CDS encoding RNA-binding protein — translation MSIYVGNLSYDVTQEDLSGIFAEYGTVKRVQVPTDRETGRPRGFAFVEMGTEAEETAAIEALDGAEWMGRDLKVNKAKPKEDRGDRGSFGGNRGGGYGGGGGRGGRY, via the coding sequence ATGTCAATTTACGTAGGTAACCTCTCTTATGACGTTACACAAGAAGATTTAAGTGGTATTTTTGCAGAATATGGTACTGTAAAGCGAGTACAAGTACCTACTGACCGTGAAACAGGTCGTCCGCGAGGCTTTGCTTTTGTGGAAATGGGAACTGAAGCGGAAGAAACAGCTGCCATTGAAGCTCTTGACGGTGCTGAGTGGATGGGTCGCGACCTGAAAGTAAATAAGGCTAAACCCAAGGAAGATAGAGGTGATAGAGGTTCCTTTGGTGGAAACCGAGGAGGAGGATACGGCGGTGGCGGCGGACGCGGCGGACGCTACTAA
- the rpsU gene encoding 30S ribosomal protein S21 yields MTQVIVGDNEHIESALRRFKREVSKAGIFPDMRKHRHFETPLEKRKRKEVAKHRQSKRSFRN; encoded by the coding sequence ATGACCCAAGTAATTGTCGGTGACAATGAACACATTGAATCAGCCTTACGACGATTTAAGCGAGAAGTTTCCAAGGCTGGAATTTTTCCAGACATGAGAAAGCATCGTCATTTTGAAACACCCTTAGAAAAACGCAAGCGCAAAGAAGTCGCCAAGCACAGACAGAGTAAGAGAAGTTTTCGTAATTAA
- a CDS encoding serine/threonine-protein kinase translates to MSHITQSAVHCINPDCQRPYPQPWGNKFCNSCGAPLELLDRYVPLQPLGSGGFAQIYTVWDEKTQTEKVLKVLVEDSPKALELFTQEAAVLSSLQHPGVPAVDAEGYFQVQLFNPKPHQLPCLVMEKINGRTLEEILKKFPQGCPEKLVVNWFAQTVEILQELHKRQIIHRDIKPSNLMLGTSSSTVSLPQGQIEGDRLVLIDFGGAKQFSPSKLRSQSSSTRLFSSGYSPPEQVSGSIVGPSADFYALGRTVIELLTGKYPLELEDQQTGKLRWRTAANVNPQLADLLDEMVQEDVRSRPANAAMIQKRLAKISQPLPPPGLFAQLQDRVKQASTQVSQRFTLLIQAIERVLANFSQAVTKTVVFIAQTIIKIFQACLATIWAMILAYVGACFGAIAGFILAYHTNLGRWVVESISSQLNQLIPNTQTVFGADILVFIAAGWGTAWGLTASGCFGQRRRFLVASLMGMISYGFGWFILQLITPKDSGEGLVAVILVAACLLTLSLGLRSHHIVYAVLAAFGSAIAYAFLILLRLAPPIFQFTSQPAWSELQLPLIFFGSLGFFISFWLGVSYYLIVPGLRFLGWR, encoded by the coding sequence GTGTCCCACATCACTCAGAGTGCGGTTCACTGCATAAATCCTGATTGTCAACGTCCTTATCCCCAACCTTGGGGAAACAAATTCTGCAACAGCTGTGGCGCACCGCTAGAGTTGTTAGACCGCTATGTTCCACTTCAGCCATTAGGTTCGGGAGGATTTGCTCAAATTTACACGGTTTGGGATGAAAAAACTCAAACCGAGAAAGTGCTGAAAGTGTTGGTAGAAGATTCACCAAAGGCACTGGAATTATTTACCCAAGAGGCGGCAGTTTTATCTAGTTTGCAGCATCCAGGTGTCCCCGCAGTCGATGCCGAAGGGTATTTTCAGGTACAACTGTTTAACCCCAAGCCGCACCAACTACCTTGTCTGGTAATGGAAAAAATCAATGGACGGACTTTAGAGGAGATATTAAAAAAGTTTCCCCAAGGATGTCCAGAGAAGTTGGTTGTAAACTGGTTTGCCCAAACTGTAGAGATTTTACAAGAATTACACAAACGTCAGATTATTCATCGGGATATTAAACCTTCTAATTTAATGCTGGGCACATCTTCGTCCACTGTCAGCCTACCTCAAGGGCAAATAGAAGGCGATCGCTTGGTACTAATTGATTTTGGTGGGGCAAAGCAATTTAGCCCCTCTAAGCTGCGTTCTCAGTCTAGTTCCACCCGATTATTTTCTTCTGGTTACAGTCCACCAGAACAAGTGAGTGGAAGTATTGTCGGGCCAAGTGCCGATTTTTATGCCCTTGGTCGAACGGTGATTGAACTGCTAACAGGCAAATACCCGCTAGAGTTGGAAGATCAACAAACTGGGAAATTGCGCTGGCGTACTGCGGCGAATGTTAACCCGCAACTAGCAGATTTACTAGATGAGATGGTGCAAGAGGATGTGCGATCGCGTCCAGCAAATGCAGCTATGATTCAAAAACGGTTGGCGAAGATTTCTCAACCATTACCGCCGCCGGGATTATTTGCCCAACTGCAAGATCGGGTTAAGCAAGCTTCAACGCAAGTTTCCCAGAGATTTACACTGCTAATCCAAGCTATTGAACGAGTTTTAGCGAACTTTAGCCAAGCTGTAACTAAAACCGTTGTTTTTATCGCTCAGACAATCATCAAAATTTTTCAAGCTTGTTTGGCGACCATTTGGGCGATGATTTTGGCTTATGTTGGTGCTTGTTTTGGTGCGATCGCAGGTTTTATTTTGGCATATCACACCAACTTGGGGCGTTGGGTTGTGGAATCTATTTCGAGTCAGCTAAACCAATTAATCCCAAATACTCAAACCGTCTTTGGGGCAGATATTTTGGTATTCATCGCCGCAGGCTGGGGAACCGCTTGGGGACTGACAGCATCCGGGTGTTTTGGTCAACGGCGGCGCTTTTTAGTAGCATCGCTGATGGGCATGATTAGCTATGGCTTCGGCTGGTTCATTTTGCAATTAATCACACCAAAAGACAGTGGCGAGGGTTTAGTGGCAGTGATTTTAGTAGCAGCTTGCCTACTCACATTGAGCTTAGGTCTTCGCAGCCATCACATAGTGTACGCCGTGTTAGCTGCCTTTGGTAGTGCGATCGCCTACGCATTTTTGATTCTTTTGAGGTTGGCACCACCGATCTTCCAATTTACTAGTCAACCAGCATGGTCAGAGTTACAGTTACCTCTGATTTTTTTTGGTTCTCTAGGCTTCTTTATCAGCTTCTGGTTAGGAGTGAGTTACTACCTAATTGTCCCTGGGTTGCGCTTTTTAGGATGGCGGTGA
- a CDS encoding pentapeptide repeat-containing protein, whose amino-acid sequence MKFKIVATVVLLACFGFAEQALALNQLDLDQLKATNACPRCSLNGADLTQLNLTGANLRGADLSGATLSKANLTNADLTGANLEGAILNSVNLIGASLTGANLKSASLENADLSYAGFISANLEAANLKDAKLQFTNFRGANFRLTTMANGVVTSDKPYGWSLERQNPRECNEFKPENTLGTTCYSK is encoded by the coding sequence ATGAAATTTAAGATTGTTGCTACCGTCGTTTTGTTAGCTTGTTTTGGGTTTGCAGAGCAGGCCCTGGCGTTAAATCAACTAGATTTAGATCAGTTGAAGGCAACAAATGCCTGTCCCAGGTGTAGTTTGAATGGTGCTGACCTAACTCAACTGAATCTAACTGGAGCAAATTTGCGAGGGGCTGACTTGAGTGGTGCAACATTATCTAAAGCTAATCTTACCAATGCCGATCTCACTGGTGCAAATTTAGAAGGTGCGATTCTGAATTCGGTCAATCTTATAGGTGCTTCCTTAACCGGAGCAAATTTGAAATCAGCATCTCTAGAAAACGCTGATTTATCTTATGCCGGTTTCATCAGTGCCAATTTGGAAGCAGCAAACTTAAAAGATGCTAAATTGCAGTTTACTAACTTTCGGGGGGCTAACTTCCGACTTACAACTATGGCGAATGGTGTCGTCACCTCCGATAAGCCCTATGGTTGGTCTTTAGAACGTCAAAATCCCAGAGAATGTAACGAGTTTAAACCCGAAAATACTCTAGGCACAACCTGTTATTCAAAATAA